A single genomic interval of Streptomyces sp. 1222.5 harbors:
- a CDS encoding aminoglycoside phosphotransferase family protein, with the protein MPPRGTAREPGRAQPDTLVHGDLHARNNLRAGREPWPAVNPQGHTGDPAYDGATLVKSRALTPLQADDLGKAAHRIVDVLAEAAELDRERVRR; encoded by the coding sequence ATGCCGCCGCGGGGGACCGCCCGGGAGCCGGGCCGGGCCCAGCCGGACACCCTCGTGCATGGCGACCTCCATGCCCGCAACAACCTGCGCGCCGGCCGGGAGCCATGGCCGGCCGTCAACCCCCAGGGGCATACGGGAGATCCCGCCTACGACGGCGCCACCCTGGTGAAGTCCCGTGCGCTGACACCCCTTCAAGCCGATGACCTGGGCAAGGCCGCCCACCGCATCGTGGACGTCCTCGCCGAGGCCGCGGAACTCGACCGTGAACGCGTCCGGCGGTGA
- a CDS encoding DUF2975 domain-containing protein has product MGRLMVGALRAVLVVVFAGTVFVQVSMVWVVASGSDPEGGSPALAWLRVFTAVGMVAVQVAVVCVGRLVGMVRRETVFSHAAFRYVDALTGAIVAAAVVWFAVTAVNAPGQRDDPGVTVIMGGVGVAVLGVALIVRVLRMLLVQAVARDGEAARMQAELDEVI; this is encoded by the coding sequence GTGGGCAGGCTGATGGTGGGGGCGTTGCGGGCTGTGCTGGTGGTGGTGTTCGCGGGCACGGTGTTCGTGCAGGTGTCGATGGTGTGGGTGGTGGCCAGTGGGAGTGATCCGGAGGGCGGGTCGCCGGCGCTGGCCTGGCTGCGGGTGTTCACGGCCGTGGGCATGGTGGCGGTGCAGGTTGCTGTGGTCTGTGTGGGGCGGCTGGTGGGGATGGTGCGGCGGGAGACGGTGTTCTCTCACGCCGCGTTCCGGTATGTGGACGCGTTGACCGGTGCGATCGTGGCGGCTGCTGTGGTGTGGTTCGCGGTGACGGCCGTGAACGCGCCGGGGCAGCGGGACGATCCGGGGGTCACTGTCATCATGGGCGGCGTGGGGGTGGCTGTGCTGGGGGTGGCGCTGATCGTGCGTGTGCTGCGGATGCTCCTCGTGCAGGCTGTTGCCCGTGATGGGGAAGCGGCGCGGATGCAGGCGGAGTTGGACGAGGTGATCTGA
- a CDS encoding GNAT family N-acetyltransferase — protein sequence MLVGSYCLTLVSCGFWELGYWAVKGQRGRGYSVEAARALCDWGWATLDVHRIEWWAGNTGSRAVAEKLGFTVEGTLRNRGIANDGKPHDWWVGGLLRP from the coding sequence ATCCTGGTCGGCTCGTACTGCCTGACTCTCGTCAGCTGCGGCTTCTGGGAGCTCGGTTACTGGGCGGTCAAGGGACAGCGCGGACGCGGGTACTCGGTGGAGGCCGCTCGGGCCCTGTGCGACTGGGGCTGGGCCACACTCGACGTCCACCGCATCGAGTGGTGGGCCGGGAACACCGGCTCGCGTGCCGTCGCAGAGAAACTCGGTTTCACCGTCGAAGGGACGCTGCGCAATCGCGGTATCGCCAACGATGGCAAGCCGCACGACTGGTGGGTGGGCGGGTTGCTGAGGCCCTGA
- a CDS encoding GNAT family N-acetyltransferase — MDPVTLETGRLVLRAFTPDDADAVYEACQDEDIQFYTPVPVPYRRADAKKLVGEKLPLSGPRTGTTPSARSVRTLASWSARTA; from the coding sequence ATGGATCCAGTGACGCTCGAGACCGGCCGTCTGGTGCTGCGGGCCTTCACACCTGACGACGCGGATGCGGTGTACGAAGCCTGCCAGGACGAGGACATCCAGTTCTACACCCCGGTGCCGGTGCCGTACCGGCGCGCGGACGCGAAGAAGCTCGTAGGGGAGAAACTCCCGCTCAGTGGGCCGAGGACAGGGACTACACCCTCGGCGCGTTCCGTAAGGACACTGGCATCCTGGTCGGCTCGTACTGCCTGA
- a CDS encoding MFS transporter, with amino-acid sequence MWGAGDTNERAFDVRERLALLAAALASLVVELDWLAVNVAIPGIAHDLQRSPTDLQWLISAFTLAFGGVMPVAGWVVDAFGRRRTTIYALVLFIVGSVICAFADSLALLIAGRALQGAAGGFVVPGAVAMTVGGFTGRRRDIGLGAVMATASSAAALAPFAGGLLVHLFGWRSVFFMTVPVGLASVVLIYHFVVPSSNPMATARRPPVRNGACIMGGAVALTVAADRGSTWGWTSLATFLCVACGVWLLAGFVWLESRESSAMFSRNLYQDRRLHILTLSGATSVIGFVMLSTLAMWYLQAGRGLSAFLTGSLLLCFSLPNAAATYAAGRLVARRSSHVLLTAALAAAAVGLVATTAVPFPGPYALALAVCGIGVGLSGGLTNILIQQRSSAEEAGAVASVTTAFKYLGAAVATALAATALETLHHSVGGSAADAGGIDTVLRATAALPAAAVILTAPAALARHRR; translated from the coding sequence ATGTGGGGCGCGGGCGACACGAACGAGCGAGCATTCGACGTCCGGGAACGGCTCGCCCTGTTGGCCGCTGCCCTGGCCTCGCTGGTGGTCGAGCTCGACTGGCTGGCCGTGAACGTCGCGATCCCAGGGATCGCGCACGACCTGCAGCGGTCCCCGACAGACCTGCAGTGGTTGATCAGCGCCTTCACGCTGGCCTTCGGTGGTGTGATGCCAGTCGCCGGCTGGGTCGTCGACGCTTTCGGGCGGCGCCGGACGACCATCTACGCCCTGGTGCTCTTCATTGTGGGCTCAGTGATCTGCGCGTTCGCAGATTCTCTGGCCTTGCTGATTGCGGGCCGGGCGTTGCAAGGCGCGGCCGGCGGCTTTGTGGTGCCAGGGGCAGTCGCGATGACTGTCGGTGGATTCACCGGGCGTCGGCGTGACATCGGGCTGGGCGCCGTAATGGCGACGGCGAGCAGCGCGGCAGCCCTGGCACCGTTTGCCGGCGGGCTGTTGGTCCACTTGTTCGGATGGCGGTCGGTGTTCTTCATGACCGTCCCAGTGGGCTTGGCCTCCGTCGTGTTGATCTACCACTTCGTGGTTCCGTCGAGCAATCCGATGGCGACGGCCCGGAGGCCACCTGTCCGCAACGGGGCGTGCATCATGGGCGGTGCCGTAGCCCTGACTGTCGCCGCGGACCGCGGGTCCACCTGGGGATGGACGTCACTGGCCACCTTCCTGTGCGTCGCGTGCGGAGTATGGCTGCTGGCGGGGTTCGTCTGGCTGGAAAGCCGCGAGTCCTCGGCCATGTTCAGCCGCAACCTGTACCAGGACCGGCGCTTGCACATCTTGACGCTCAGCGGGGCGACCTCCGTCATCGGATTCGTCATGCTGTCCACGCTCGCCATGTGGTACCTCCAGGCCGGCCGCGGCCTGTCCGCGTTTCTGACGGGAAGCCTCTTGCTGTGCTTCTCGCTGCCCAATGCGGCCGCCACCTACGCCGCGGGGCGCCTGGTGGCCCGACGAAGCTCGCACGTACTGCTCACCGCAGCTCTGGCAGCCGCAGCCGTCGGTCTCGTAGCGACGACTGCGGTTCCGTTCCCCGGTCCGTACGCACTTGCTCTGGCCGTGTGCGGAATCGGGGTCGGTCTGAGCGGCGGACTGACGAATATCTTGATCCAGCAGCGCTCCTCCGCTGAGGAGGCGGGAGCGGTGGCAAGTGTGACCACCGCTTTCAAGTACCTCGGTGCCGCCGTGGCCACCGCCCTGGCCGCCACCGCTCTGGAAACACTGCATCACAGCGTGGGTGGATCCGCGGCCGACGCCGGTGGAATCGATACAGTCCTCCGCGCCACCGCAGCCCTGCCCGCCGCGGCGGTCATCCTGACTGCTCCAGCTGCCCTGGCACGTCATCGTCGATGA
- a CDS encoding fic family toxin-antitoxin system, toxin component, with product MELHIDVPWILQVAEAAGADAPAPDDYGVPVSAVGRHRAELFEQPVYGCPYAKAAALVHTLGRCRWLERSNLAVAAATGVMYLEAAGIPVKPAREDAIALKDLLLDPACTAGKIATLLRSWPTAT from the coding sequence ATGGAACTGCACATCGACGTTCCCTGGATCCTGCAGGTCGCCGAGGCCGCCGGAGCGGACGCCCCGGCACCCGATGACTACGGCGTTCCCGTCTCCGCGGTCGGCCGCCACCGGGCCGAGCTGTTCGAACAGCCCGTTTACGGGTGCCCCTACGCCAAAGCCGCTGCCCTGGTACACACGCTGGGCCGCTGCCGCTGGCTGGAGCGCTCCAACCTCGCCGTCGCCGCCGCCACCGGCGTCATGTACCTCGAGGCCGCCGGGATTCCCGTCAAGCCTGCCCGTGAGGATGCCATCGCTCTCAAGGACCTGCTCCTGGACCCCGCCTGCACCGCCGGGAAGATCGCCACCCTGCTGCGGTCCTGGCCCACCGCCACCTGA
- a CDS encoding CsbD family protein, protein MSGSKDKAKGLANEAIGNVKQGVGKVTENDKLRAKGKAQELKGEGQQVKGDIKDEIKRPDRRS, encoded by the coding sequence ATGTCTGGTTCCAAGGACAAGGCCAAGGGCCTCGCGAACGAGGCCATCGGCAACGTGAAGCAGGGCGTCGGCAAGGTCACGGAGAACGACAAGCTGCGGGCCAAGGGCAAGGCGCAGGAACTCAAGGGCGAAGGGCAGCAGGTCAAGGGCGACATCAAGGATGAGATAAAGCGACCCGATCGCCGCTCCTGA
- a CDS encoding DUF4259 domain-containing protein: MGTWDIGPFDNDTAADFAGDLDEAPMEQRESMIRRVLKRAADPADYLITPDAERAVAAAALVVAQHAHGEPACSNYGPSKPLPELPCDLRALAVGALDRVVDERSEIAELWDEATDGPRWRQDLTRLRNVLAPPIPPQAEALFEM; this comes from the coding sequence ATGGGCACCTGGGACATCGGCCCCTTCGACAATGACACCGCCGCAGACTTCGCCGGCGACCTGGACGAGGCACCCATGGAACAACGCGAGTCCATGATCCGCAGAGTCCTCAAACGCGCCGCCGATCCAGCTGACTACCTGATCACCCCCGACGCCGAGCGAGCAGTCGCCGCAGCGGCCCTGGTGGTCGCACAGCACGCTCATGGCGAGCCCGCGTGCTCGAACTACGGCCCATCAAAGCCGCTGCCGGAGTTGCCCTGCGACCTTAGGGCGCTTGCCGTCGGCGCCCTGGACCGAGTAGTCGACGAGCGGTCTGAAATCGCCGAGCTGTGGGACGAGGCCACGGACGGGCCGAGATGGCGCCAAGACCTCACACGCCTGCGCAACGTCCTCGCCCCCCCGATCCCGCCACAAGCGGAAGCCCTCTTCGAGATGTGA
- a CDS encoding intradiol ring-cleavage dioxygenase — protein sequence MTDAPHHNATDPQRAPEPAESPAGATRRSVIATLGVAALGLAATQAAAATPRSADRPAPPLAAACVLTPEQTEGPYYLDLERVRKDITEGKAGVPLTLRVTVIDSTTCATLPNTAVDIWHCDAVGVYSGYVAGGSTPDTTFLRGVQLTDASGVAEFTTVYPGWYVGRALHIHVKTHAGGTVSNGTYHGGHVSHTGQLYFPETYNTRVAALSPYRNNTATRTLNARDGIYRNGGSATLLTLTQTGSDLSKGVTGTVVLGIDPRATP from the coding sequence ATGACTGATGCCCCCCACCACAACGCCACGGACCCGCAGCGCGCCCCCGAGCCGGCCGAGAGCCCGGCCGGCGCCACCCGAAGGTCCGTCATCGCCACCCTCGGCGTGGCCGCACTGGGACTCGCCGCCACGCAGGCCGCGGCCGCGACGCCCCGGAGCGCGGACCGGCCCGCTCCCCCGCTCGCCGCGGCGTGCGTCCTCACGCCCGAGCAGACCGAGGGCCCCTACTACCTGGACCTGGAACGGGTCCGCAAGGACATCACCGAGGGCAAGGCCGGCGTTCCGCTGACCCTGCGCGTCACGGTCATAGACAGCACCACGTGCGCCACGCTACCCAACACGGCCGTCGACATCTGGCATTGTGACGCGGTGGGGGTCTATTCCGGCTACGTGGCCGGCGGGTCCACCCCCGACACGACCTTCCTGCGTGGTGTGCAGCTGACCGACGCGTCCGGGGTGGCGGAATTCACCACCGTCTACCCGGGGTGGTACGTCGGCCGGGCCCTCCACATCCACGTCAAGACGCACGCCGGCGGAACCGTCTCCAACGGGACCTATCACGGAGGCCATGTATCCCACACCGGCCAGCTCTACTTCCCGGAGACGTACAACACCAGGGTCGCCGCCCTGTCCCCCTACCGGAACAACACGGCCACGCGCACGCTCAACGCGAGGGACGGCATCTACCGCAACGGCGGTTCGGCCACCCTGTTGACCCTCACCCAGACGGGCAGCGACCTGAGCAAGGGCGTGACCGGGACTGTCGTACTCGGGATCGACCCCCGCGCCACACCCTGA
- a CDS encoding LuxR C-terminal-related transcriptional regulator, producing MATAATRDRALPLALDSFVGRRRELSALRALLSSTRLLTLTGAGGVGKTRLALEFAGGLSSRYARLDLVELGSLRDGATLTQSVAAALGVGERAGQTGVDLLVHAIGDASCLLLLDNCEHLAEPCARLVLALLGRCPRLRILATSREALRVPGETVFRVGELSLPPADAGDDVTALLRADAVRLFVERAARRSPGFALDRNNGRLVAEICRRLDGLTLAVELAAGHIGTLAPGDILAGLDDQLSQLDLLAGGSRTGPRRHSGLATAVDWSHQLLDPAEQAVFRRLAVLVGGFDLAAARSVCAGGGIEPREVFPLLCALEEKSLIVRLPGDAAPTRFRQLGVIRAYAMERLRASGELGSTLRSAFAWLHEVAERDGGDVFADQASSPLTAERDNLASVLSRATGQGEAARVRLTLELARVHYQQEQPSAAGALLSGLLREPGGRALGGEVAALAARVAAQQADPHRALSVGERAVSLERRRHVPAGLANALDARAAAWLCRGAFAEAVTDLRACLGVVAPLGSPEDVAWCTQHLAWALLQAGGEHEADELMADCLPVLREQAPWHRAAAALHTAGAVRLALGQLESAEALFAEVLRIAPGGSFHALYPVEGLALVATESGDMQRALRLCEASAQARRRLDTEPEAPWRYRIEQAAARARTLLPTAAREAAVVGARKLHGDRLVAYALRTGSGEQVRRGPDHMRIGDERWRLTAREFMVVELVAKGLTNRQIADGLGLSAHTVATHLNRVRDKLGLRSRTQIALWFGRRDSEASVP from the coding sequence GTGGCGACCGCAGCAACCCGTGACCGCGCTCTGCCGCTGGCGCTCGACTCCTTCGTCGGCCGGCGGCGGGAGCTGTCGGCCCTGCGCGCGCTGCTCAGCAGCACACGGCTGCTCACGCTGACAGGGGCGGGCGGTGTGGGCAAGACACGGCTGGCGTTGGAGTTCGCCGGAGGGTTATCGAGCCGGTACGCCCGGCTCGACCTGGTGGAGCTCGGCTCGCTGCGGGACGGCGCAACTCTGACGCAGTCCGTGGCCGCCGCGCTGGGCGTGGGCGAACGGGCCGGCCAAACCGGGGTCGACCTCCTGGTCCACGCCATCGGAGACGCCTCCTGCCTGCTGCTGCTGGACAACTGCGAGCACCTCGCCGAGCCGTGCGCCCGGCTGGTCCTGGCCCTGCTGGGCCGTTGCCCCCGGCTGCGGATCCTGGCCACGAGCCGTGAGGCATTGCGGGTGCCCGGGGAAACCGTGTTCCGGGTCGGCGAGCTGTCCCTGCCGCCGGCGGACGCCGGGGACGACGTGACGGCCCTGCTGCGGGCAGACGCGGTACGGCTGTTCGTGGAACGGGCCGCGCGCCGCTCGCCCGGGTTCGCGCTGGACCGGAACAACGGCCGCCTGGTCGCGGAGATCTGCCGACGGCTGGACGGCCTGACCCTCGCCGTAGAACTCGCGGCCGGCCACATCGGCACCCTCGCGCCGGGCGACATCCTCGCGGGCCTGGACGACCAGTTGTCCCAGCTGGACCTCCTGGCCGGTGGGAGTAGGACCGGGCCCCGGCGGCACAGCGGGCTCGCCACCGCCGTCGACTGGAGCCACCAGCTACTGGATCCGGCGGAACAGGCCGTCTTCCGGCGTCTCGCGGTCCTTGTCGGAGGGTTCGATCTGGCCGCGGCGCGCTCGGTGTGCGCTGGCGGCGGCATCGAGCCGCGAGAGGTCTTTCCCCTCCTGTGCGCGCTCGAGGAGAAGTCGCTGATCGTACGGCTGCCGGGGGACGCGGCACCCACCCGCTTCCGGCAGCTCGGTGTCATCCGCGCCTACGCCATGGAACGTCTGCGCGCATCCGGCGAGCTGGGCTCCACCCTGCGCAGCGCCTTCGCGTGGCTCCACGAGGTGGCCGAGAGAGATGGTGGGGATGTGTTCGCCGACCAGGCGAGCAGCCCTCTGACGGCGGAACGGGACAACCTCGCCTCGGTGCTGTCCCGCGCCACCGGCCAGGGCGAGGCCGCGCGGGTACGGCTGACCCTGGAGCTGGCCCGGGTGCACTACCAGCAGGAGCAACCGTCGGCCGCGGGCGCACTGCTGAGCGGATTGCTGCGGGAACCCGGAGGTCGGGCACTGGGCGGGGAGGTGGCCGCGCTCGCCGCACGCGTGGCCGCCCAGCAGGCCGACCCGCACCGAGCACTGTCAGTGGGTGAGCGGGCGGTGAGCCTGGAGCGGCGGCGTCACGTGCCCGCCGGGCTCGCCAACGCACTCGACGCCAGGGCCGCAGCGTGGCTGTGTCGCGGCGCATTCGCCGAGGCCGTCACGGATCTGCGCGCGTGCCTGGGCGTCGTCGCCCCGCTCGGCTCGCCCGAGGACGTCGCGTGGTGCACCCAGCACCTGGCCTGGGCGCTGCTCCAGGCGGGCGGGGAGCACGAGGCCGACGAGCTGATGGCGGATTGCCTTCCGGTGCTCAGGGAGCAGGCTCCCTGGCACCGGGCTGCGGCCGCGCTGCACACCGCGGGCGCCGTACGGCTGGCTTTGGGGCAACTGGAGAGCGCCGAGGCCCTCTTCGCCGAAGTGCTGCGCATCGCACCCGGGGGGAGCTTCCACGCGCTGTACCCCGTCGAGGGCTTGGCGCTGGTGGCCACAGAGAGCGGTGACATGCAGCGTGCTCTGCGGTTGTGCGAGGCGAGCGCGCAGGCGCGACGCCGACTGGACACCGAGCCCGAGGCACCCTGGCGGTACAGGATCGAGCAGGCCGCGGCCCGTGCCCGGACCCTGCTGCCAACGGCGGCGCGGGAGGCCGCGGTCGTCGGCGCTCGCAAGCTGCACGGAGACCGGCTCGTCGCCTACGCCCTGCGGACAGGGAGCGGTGAGCAGGTCCGGCGCGGGCCGGACCACATGAGGATCGGCGACGAGCGGTGGCGGCTGACCGCCAGGGAGTTCATGGTGGTCGAACTCGTCGCGAAGGGGCTGACTAACCGACAGATCGCGGATGGGCTCGGGCTTTCGGCACATACGGTCGCCACGCACCTGAACAGGGTGCGCGACAAGCTGGGTCTTCGCTCACGCACACAGATCGCCCTGTGGTTCGGTCGAAGAGATTCGGAAGCTTCGGTTCCCTGA
- a CDS encoding cupin domain-containing protein, with translation MSVISPLVQQLGLEPHPEGGWFRRTWQTQAQTLPDARRAVRPCATGIYYLLHPGEVSRWHRVTSDEMWLWHRGHTLSLRLGGNGPDPDPSPAGTVVLGPDVERGQQPQYLVPAGAWQTAQCEGDEPVLVSCIVAPGFHYDDFEMR, from the coding sequence ATGAGCGTGATCTCTCCCCTGGTGCAGCAGTTGGGACTGGAGCCGCACCCCGAGGGCGGCTGGTTCCGCCGGACCTGGCAGACCCAGGCGCAGACCCTCCCGGACGCCCGCCGCGCCGTACGCCCCTGCGCGACCGGGATCTACTACCTGCTCCATCCCGGTGAGGTCTCCCGCTGGCACCGGGTAACGTCGGACGAGATGTGGCTGTGGCACCGCGGCCACACCCTGAGTCTCCGGCTCGGCGGCAACGGCCCCGACCCGGACCCCAGCCCGGCGGGGACGGTGGTCCTGGGACCCGATGTCGAACGCGGCCAACAGCCCCAGTACCTCGTCCCGGCCGGCGCATGGCAGACCGCCCAGTGCGAAGGCGACGAGCCGGTACTGGTGTCCTGCATCGTCGCACCCGGCTTCCACTACGACGACTTCGAGATGCGCTGA
- a CDS encoding SOS response-associated peptidase family protein encodes MCGRYVSTRRPQDPAQLFHAAEWSPTEALAPNWNVAPTDDVSAVMERAPRGHGLESLVGLGERAAERRGH; translated from the coding sequence ATGTGCGGCCGATACGTCTCCACCCGGCGCCCGCAGGACCCGGCGCAGCTGTTCCACGCCGCCGAGTGGTCCCCCACCGAGGCGCTCGCACCGAACTGGAACGTCGCCCCCACTGATGACGTGTCGGCGGTTATGGAGCGCGCCCCGCGCGGCCACGGACTGGAGAGCCTGGTTGGGCTGGGTGAACGGGCCGCCGAGCGACGAGGACATTGA
- a CDS encoding GNAT family N-acetyltransferase — translation MRAVRLLGVTPGHSGQLDRDVGGGGEVHERGRLPWPRYSSSASAREAASWRSSWTCACTGGGSNSRVAQLCLRPRPRVYSVVTAMDPACREMAAGHALLHLLCADLTTDGCTALDLGRTTTDPGQRAYKAAYGAIWTTTHTFTHALGPVQQAGLLPADDRVLTTAGR, via the coding sequence GTGCGTGCGGTGCGGCTGCTCGGCGTCACGCCAGGCCATTCCGGCCAGCTCGACCGGGATGTCGGCGGGGGTGGTGAAGTCCACGAGCGTGGCAGATTGCCGTGGCCCAGATACTCCAGCAGCGCCTCGGCCCGCGAGGCGGCGTCCTGGCGTTCGTCGTGGACGTGTGCGTGTACAGGGGGCGGCAGCAACAGCCGCGTCGCCCAGTTGTGCCTTCGACCACGGCCGCGCGTGTACTCGGTGGTGACCGCGATGGACCCGGCCTGCCGCGAAATGGCCGCGGGCCATGCCCTGCTGCACCTGCTGTGTGCGGATCTGACGACCGACGGATGCACGGCACTCGACCTGGGCCGCACCACCACCGACCCCGGCCAGCGCGCCTACAAGGCCGCATACGGCGCCATCTGGACCACCACCCACACCTTCACCCACGCCCTCGGTCCGGTGCAGCAGGCCGGCCTGCTGCCGGCGGATGACCGTGTCCTGACTACGGCGGGGCGGTAA